From the Macaca nemestrina isolate mMacNem1 chromosome 2, mMacNem.hap1, whole genome shotgun sequence genome, the window aagttATTAGTTTGAGTAAATTATAATAGTATTTAGTTGTGGAGTTACATATTTTATTCTGGGTGTCCTTATATTATCTATATGGCTCATTTTCAGAAATCCTCAGAAGAACAAATTGCTAAGCTACAGAAGCTTCATGAAAAGGAGCTGGCCAGAAAAGAGCAGGAACTGACCAAGAAGCTTCAGACCCGAGAAAGGGAATTTCAGGAGCAAATGAAAGTAGCTCTTGTAagtgcctattttttttttttctgctctagATATACTTCTCAGAGTTACAAAGTTATCATCCTCTCACCGTTGCATTCCAGTTAGAGGTCAGACTACTGGCAGCCTTGACGTTTGGGTATAAAGAGAGGATAGGGAGTAGGCAAGCTGTCAGAGCTTATTAGCTTGGtattatgtgaaaattaaatttactgATCTaacacactttctttctttctttttcttttttttttgagatagagtctcgctctatcgcctaggctggagtgcagtggtgagatctcggctcactgcagcctgcataatctccatctccccagttcaagtgattcccctgcctcagcctcacaagtagctgggactgcaggtgcacaccaccaagctcagctaatttttatttttttatttttagtagagatggggtttcaccatgttggccaggctggtcttgaactcctgacctcaagtgatccacccacattggcctcccaaattgttgggattacaggcgtgagcaactgtgcTTGGCcacactttctttttaaaacatttaaaaatttttaacaatttctttcaatatttataGTTCTCTTTCATTGTCAATATTCAGTATAATTAACACactttcattaagcagtttgttTTTCCGTCCCTCCCACCTGGCAGTCGGCTATGATTAGGGACAAGAAAAGGAGAAGATAGATTAATTGAACTAGTGACTGCATAATTCAAGAAGAGAGTGCATAATTCAAGAACAGTGTCAAAAATCTCATCAGACTGAGTGTACCCAGAGCTCAAGTCTGAGAAAATTTTGGCTGAGTTGTATTTTacagaataagaaataaaaatggccaagtaatttttattttaagtggaATAATTTCAGTACTAATTTTCAGTCCATATGATGGCTTAAAAAATagagttaaatttaaaaacttcctgaactaacaaaaaccagaaaagcaGATTGAGATTTTtgttgaaagattttttaaaatagcgtaatttgaaagtttaaaacaaaaaatatttttcttcacttatgaaaGCCTTTTACATAAGTTGCCATAAAAAAGTGTTAGTGACAAAAATGTAATACGTTTTTGTATGAAGTTATTATCCATAAGATAATATGTGTAACTCAAAAATGCTTTCAGTGTAAAAGGATAATAAATAGTATTTTAGATTTTAATCTTCTTTCTTACATATATTGTTGTTTTCACTCTTAGTTGCTTCTGGGGCCCCGAGAATTTCTAGCAGCAGTGATTCTTGAATTGAGTTAACAAGTTCTCTAACCTGCTTTGTGGGGGCACATGGATTTACAGTATGATTGGGTGTCTGTGGTCATGAAATTTACACATATGTGGCCACatacttgttttctttgttgatCCAGAAAAGAATTAAAGCATTTTACAAGAATACTTAACTGTAACAGTacaacataaattaaaaataggggcaaaaaattaaggaacaAAGTGGGAAATAAATAACACTAAAAATGCCTGTCACAAGGGCCTACTCTGAGTTTTCATGCTGGGGTAATTGACCTTTGGGGATACTGAGCCAGCCTTCATATACACATGTGTGGGTACCTGTGCCTGCCCTTTTCTTAATTCAGTGGACTATTAAAATTTCCTCCTTTATGGGCATAtagagatatatttaaaatatagtttacattaaataatatatttaagtggatattttaaaatcaatgctATGGAAACTAATATTTTCTTATCAACCTACTCATAATATGGTACAAAATCTTTCCTTAATTAAAGTAGTGCACTTTACTTGAGTACAGTGAACTGAAAGTATTGCCGTTGGCAATATCTGCTCTAAGCAATAGGTGTAGATAAGTACACTTGTCTTAATTGGAGTTCagttaagaaattaacatttaatatgTTAATCGACCGTTAAAAATACTCTCTAAAGCTTCTCTTCTCAAAACACTAAACACTTTAAATTGAATATTGATACATGGTAAGGACAATCAGAGAAGCTTTTAAGTATTAGTAGGGTGGTAGAACCAATGTAGCTTTGTTTTATAGATATTGTCTTGATCTTACCCATATATTGACAAGTAATCTTCTGATTTCAATTTGATTTTCCATGTGGGGTCCCTTTCTGAATGACGTATTTCTCACAAACTGTATAAACTTAAATCTGGTTTCTAGACCTAGAGTAGAAATACCGAACTCTGGTGACCTTTCAcattcagcagtgttttgtaaaaCATTTAAGTAGTGGAAAAATAGCAGACATAGTGGGGTTATTGGAACATAATTTTTCATATCAGTAATAATTGTGGCAATTACCCCACTGGAAAAACCATAGTGCCTTGTTTGTATAGATTAGAGCATGGGAGGAGAGAGATGATGACATTACCTATCCAACAGGGCTGGGTGCAGatcaaaagaaatgaatgatTCCTGGGGAAGTACTTTGTGAATGCTGAAGATTTATATGCATTTAAGGTGGTATTAATTATTTTTGGCACAGGAAAAGAGTCAATCAGAATATTTGAAGATCAGCCAAGAAAAAGAACAGCAAGAATCTTTGGCCCTAGAAGAGTTAGAGTTGCAGAAAAAAGCAATCCTCacagaaagtgaaaataaacttCGGGACCTTCAGCAAGAAGCAGAGACTTACAGAACTGTAAGTTTTAATGATACTCAGATTCTGGAGTTGTGAAACTATTTGCATATGAAAATTTGTTATCTCTCTAGTCAGTAAAAAGTTTCAAAGATTACTGGATTAGATTTATGTATACGTGCCCTTCATTTTTAGATAGTGTGAGCTATGCATGGGAGTGGATTTGGCTTTGGGCTCTGTTTATTACATGGTGCTCCTGGTTCTGCCTTTAGCTAGCTGTATTTCTGTCAGCCACTGAGTCTGCCGCTTTTCACTGACCCTGCAGCATCTCCATTGCATGCTCATCCTTGATGTCTAGGAAGTGGGCTCATTTTGTAGGCAGTACTTGTTCTGGCACCTTCCTGCTTGTCCAGGTTTATCTTATGCCATGTCCTGAACGTAATCCAGTCTCTGCTTATATCACAGTTTAATTACACTAGTGTGTTGTTTTGCATTTGGTTTCCCCAGTTTTTCCATACTAAACATAGTCCTGTAAtgaacatatttgtatatatgtctCAGAGTGTACATTTTAAAGACCCTGTCTGACCCTTTCCTTAGCAGTATTTGAAATGTACAACCTGTTTTGAAAACTGACGATGTTTAGACTTGTTAACTTTTTTCCTCTGATTTAGATAGTAAAACAGCCATACTTCTTACTCATAGTTCTAAACCATCCTTAGTTTTTCCATTACGAACACTTACAAAAGGTTCCATGGTGGGTGAAATGGACACTTAGGAGGCCTAGATCTTCTACTTgttagctttttaatttaattgtacTTTAATTTCATCACCTGTCTCATGAAGAGATTAGATTCAGTAATTCCTTAGGACCCTAGGACCTTTCCAGCTCTGACATTTTGTGGGTCTGCCTTACTTAACTCCTTCAGAGTCAAAATTACATTTTCATGAGATAATAATAATCTTTGTTAAAATTTGTGCAAGttccttctttttgaaaaaagaaagaaccttcTAAATGATAATTTTGAAGGTGGAAAAATCATACgttctttttcttctaaaattatgagaataataaaatagtatGTAGGCTGGAACTATGAGTTGGGTTAAGCatataatcttttcttttcttgtcttttttttgttgtttttttgtttgtttttcaagatagtcttgctttgttgcccaggctggagtgtagtggcacgatctcggctcactgcagccttcgcctcctgggttcaagggtccccaaccttagcctcccgagtagctgggactacagccgcacgctaccccgcctggctaatttttgtatttttttggtagagacggggctttaccatgttggccaggctgggtctcaaactcccggcttcaagtgatctactctccttggcctcccagactgctgggattacaggcgtgagccaccgtgcctggccataatcTTTTCTTTGTTATATGATTCCTTTAGTAATTGAGCACAGATTCTTTGTTCTTTCTAGTGTTTGGTATGATATGTTAAGctatttatgtaaattttgaTCTTCAGGTAGGTGGTAGACATCATGTCTGTGTATCATTGCTAATAGGTAAGTACGTACTTTAATAAAAATGCGTCTGTTTTTAATTAACAGAGAATTCTTGAATTGGAAAGTTCTTTGGAAAAAAgcttacaagaaaacaaaaatcagtcaAAAGATTTGGCTGTTCATCTGGAAGCTGAAAAAAATAAGCACAATAAGGAGATTACAGTCATGGTTGAAAAACACAAGACAGAATTGGAAAGCCTTAAGCATCAGCAGGATGCCCTTTGGACTGAAAAACTCCAAGTCTTAAAGCAACAATATCagacagaaatggaaaaacttaGGGAAAGGtgtgaacaagaaaaagaaacattgttGAAAGACAAAGAGATTCTCTTCCAGGCCCAcatagaagaaatgaatgaaaagactTTAGAAAAGCTTGACGTGAAACAAACAGAACTAGAATCATTATCTTCTGAACTGTCAGAGGTATTAAAAGCCCGTCACAAGCTAGAAGAGGAACTTTCTGTTCTGAAAGATCAAACAGATAAAATGAAGCAGGAATTAGAGGCCAAGATGGATAAACAGAAAAATCATCACCAGCAGCAAGTTGACAGTATCATTAAAGAACACGAGGTATCTATCCAGAGGACTGAGAAGGCATTAAAAGATCAAATTAATCAACTTGAGCTTCTGTTGAAGGAAAAGGACAAGCATTTGAAAGAGCATCAGACTCATGTAGAAAATTTAGAGGCAGATATTAAAAGGTCTGAAGGGGAACTCCAGCAGGCATCTACTAAGCTGGATGTTTTTCAGTCTTACCAGAGTGCCACACATGAGCAGACAAAAGCATATGAGGAACAGTTGGCCCAATTGCAGCAGAAGTTGTTGGATTTGGAAACAGAAAGAATTCTTCTTACCAAACAGGTAGCTGAAGTTGAAacacaaaagaaagatgtttgTACTGAGTTAGATGCTCACAAAATCCAGGTGCAGGACTTAATGCAGCAACTTGAAAAACAGAATAGTGAAATGGAGCAAAAGGTAAAATCTTTAACCCAAGTCTATGAGTCCAAACTTGAAGATAGTAACAGAGAAcagaaacagacaaaacaaatcttggtggaaaaggaaaatacgattttacaaatgagagaaggacagaagaaagaaattgagatACTCACACAGAAATTGTCAGCCAAGGAGGACAGTATTCATATTTTGAATGAGGAATatgaaaccaaatttaaaaaccaagaaaaaaagatggaaaaaattaagcagaaagcaaaggagatgcaagaaacattaaagaaaaaattactggATCAGGAAGCCAAACTTAAGAAAGAGCTTGAAAATACTGTTCTAGAACTtagtcagaaagaaaaacagtttaatGCCAAAATGCTGGAAATGGCACAGGCTAACTCAGCTGGAATCAGTGATGCAGTGTCAAGACTGGAAACAAACCAAAAGGAACAAATAGAAAGTCTTATGGAGGTTCATCAACGAGAACTCAATGATGTCATATCAATCTGGGAAAAGAAACTTAATCAGCAAGCTGAAGAACTTCAGGAAATACATGAAATCCAATTACAGGAAAAAGAACAAGAGGTAGCAGAACTGAAACAGAAGATCCTCCTATTTGGGTGTGAAAAAGAAGAGATGAACAAGGAAATAACATGGCTGAAGGAAGAAGGTGTTAAGCAGGATACAACATTAAATGAATTACAGGAACAGTTAAAGCAGAAGTCTGCCCATGTGAATTCTCTTGCACAAGATGAAACTAAACTGAAAGCCGACCTTGAAAAGCTGGAGGTTGACTTGAATAATTCTCTGAAGGAAAATACTTTTCTTCAAGAGCAGCTAGTTGAACTGAAGATGCTGGCAGAAGAAGATAAGCGGAAAGTTTCTGAGTTGACTAGCAAGTTGAAAACCACAGATGAAGAATTCCAGAGTTTGAAATCTTCACATGAAAGCAGTAACAAAAGCCTAGAGGACAAGAGCTTGGAATTTAAAAAACTGTCTGAGGAACTAGCGATTCAGCTAGATATTTGCTGTAAGAAAACCGAAGCCTTATTAGAAGCTAAAACAAATGAGCTAATCAACATTAGTAGTAGTAAAACTAATGCCATTCTCTCTAGGATTTCTCATTGTCAGCACCATACAACTAAAGTTAAGGAGGCACTGTTAATTAAAACTTGCACAGTTTCTGAATTAGAAGCACAGCTTAGACAGTTGACAGAGGAACAGAATGCACTAAATACTTCTTTTCAACAGGCTACTCATcagttagaagaaaaagaaaatcaaattaagaGCATGAAGGCTGATATTGAAAGTCTTGTAACAGAAAAGGAAGCCTTACAGAAGGAAGGAGGCAATCAGCAACAGGCTGCTTCTGAAAAGGAGTCTTGTATAACACAGTTGAAGAAAGAGTTGTCTGAAAACATCAATGCTGTCACATTGATGAAAGaagagcttaaagaaaaaaaaattgagattagCAGTCTTAGTAAACAACTAACTGATTTGAATGTTCAGCTTCAAAATAGTATCAGCCTATCCGAAAAAGAAGCAGCCATTTCATCACTAAGAAAGCAATATGATGAAGAAAAACATGAATTGCTGGATCAGGTGCAAGATTTATCTTTAAAAGTTGATACTCTGAGTAAAGAGAAAATTTCTGCTCTTGAGCAGGTAGATCACTGGTCCAATAAATTCTCAGAATGGAAGAAGAAAGCGCAGTCAAGATTTACACAGCATCAAAACACTATTAAAGATTTGCAGATTCAGCTTGAGTTAAAATCAAAGGAAGCTCATGAAAAGGATGAGAAGATAAATTTATTGAAGGAAGACCttgatcaacaaaataaaagatttgaTTGTTTAAGGGGTGAAATGGAAGACAAGAAGAGCAAGATGGAGAAAAAGGAGTGTAATTTAGAAACAGAGTTAAAGACTCAAACAGCAAGAATTATGGAATTAGAGGACCATATTACCCAGAAAACGATTGAAATAGAGTCCTTAAATGAAGTTCTTAAAAATTACAATCAACAAAAGGATATTGAACACAAAGAATTGGTTCAGAAACTTCAACATTTTCAAGAGTTAGGAGAGGAAAAGGACAACAAGGTTAAAGAAGCTGAAGAAAAAATCTTGACCCTTGAAAACCAAGTTTATTCCATGAAAGCTGAACTTGAAActaagaagaaagaattagaacATGTGAATTTAAGTGTGAAAAGCAAAGAGGAGGAGTTAAAGGCATTGGAAGATAGGCTTGAGTCAGAAAGTGCTGCAAAATTAGCAGAGTTGaagaaaaaagctgaacaaaAAATTGCTGCCATTAAGAAGCAGTTGTTATCTcaaatggaagagaaagaagagcagtATAAAAAAGGTACAGAAAGCCATTTGAGTGAGTTAAATACAAAATtgcaggaaagagaaagggaagttCACATCTTGGAAGAAAAACTTAAGTCAGTGGAAAGTTCACAATCAGAGACATTAATTGTACCCAGATCAGCAAAAAATGTGGCAGCATGTACTGAACAAGAAGCAGCAGATTCCCAAGGCTGTATGCAGAagacacatgaagaaaaaatcagtgttttacaaagaaatttaactgaaaaagaaaagctattgcCGCGGGTAGGGCAGGAAAAAGAAGAGACCATTTCTTCTCATTCTGAAATGCAGTGCAAATACCAGGAGCTCTTAATAAAGCTAGAACATGCTGAGGCAAAGCAACATGAAGATCAAGTTATGATAGGTCATCTTCAAGAAGaacttgaagaaaaaaacaagaaatattccTTGATAGTATCCCAGCATGTGGAAGAAGAAGGTAAAAATAACATACAGGCAAAGCAAAACTTGGAAAATGTGTTTGACGATGTCCAGAAAATCCTCCAGGAGAAGGAACTAACCTGTCAAATCTTGGAGCAAAAGATAAAAGAGCTGGATTCCTGCTTAGTAAGACAGAAAGAAGTACATAGAGTTGAAATGGAAGCGTTGAcctcaaaatatgaaaaattacagGCTTTACAACAGATGGATGGAAAAAATAAACCCACAGAATTTTTGGAAGAAAACACTGACGAAAAGTCCAAATCACATTTGGTCCAACCCAAATTGCTTAGTAACATGGAAGCCCAGCACAATGACCTGGAGTTTAAATTAGCAGGGGCAGAACGGGAGAAACAGAAACTGGGCAAGGAGATTGTTAGACTGCAGAAAGACCTTCGAATGTTGAGAAAGGAACATCAGCAAGAATTGGAAATACTAAAGAAAGAATATGaacaagaaagggaagagaaaatcaAGTAAGTTTTATATCAGCTTGAATATTTTTATGGCAATCCTTAATGAAGtctccttttttgtgtgtgtgtgcctaatacagttattttaaattatttgggtAAGTTTCACCAGCCCAAAGTATTAAACATAAATCCAGTATGTTAAATATGAGGAGAAGTACAAACAATTTAGGGCAAGTGACAGTGTTATTCCATGTCCATTTAGGGGAGAAAAACCTTTTCTTGTGTACAAGATTCTGGTTATTAGGGACATATccaagtaattattttcttttcgtTTCATTGTTTTTAGTCTTAGCAGTATTATTATATAACATAGatgtgttttgaaaaaaaattaaaatggaaaacaaaaaattctgtGGTCCCTAGGACCACTCCCTTAGAGGTAATCATAGTTGATGTGTCCTTCCAGAAGTGTTTTCTGTACCtggacacacaacacacacacacactctctctctctctctcaaaaatgttttcataCAGTGAACTCAATGCACTGTTTTGAAGACCAGGTAGTTCCTTGCAGCTTGTTCTTTGTGTGGCCACAGTTAACTGTAAAGTTTTGTTCCTCAGACAGGAGCAGGAAGATCTTGAACTGAAGCACAATTCCACATTAAAACAGCTGATGAGGGAGTTTAATACGCAGCTGGCACAAAAGGAGCAAGAGCTGGAAATGACcataaaagaaactatcagtaaGTAAAAGTTTAAGTTCCAGAAGGAACAATTATATCAGCAGAGGCTATAATTTAAGCTTATTGTTTTTGCACTTTGTGGTAAGTGCATTAAGTCATTAAACTGGAGAagaagaaatctttgcccaataACATTCTCTATTGGGAACCTGCCCTGCCTGGCAATGACTTACCTTAAGGAGAGGGGGAGCAGGTAAAACAATCGGAAAATATTAGCTAAATAATTACCTTGTAAAGACACTTTTGCTCAGGGAAAGGAAACGTTTGATCACTGTTGAGTTAGATGTCTCATTAAACATCTTACAAtgcttatataaaattaaatatcaaaattaattgGAATGAGAATTGTTACTGAAACTGAGATGTAAATATTAACTCTTGACTAATGTGTTTTCTTGCCtgtgtccatttttatttattagataaggcccaggaggtggaggccgaACTTTTAGAAAGCCATCAAGAAGAGACAAATcagttacttaaaaaaattgcTGAGAAAGATGATGATCTAAAACGAACAGCCAAAAGATATGAAGAAATCCTTGATGTTTGTACctcatttcttctctctcacttttGAAATTTAGCTGTAATAGATTTCGTGGTAGTGCCGAAGATttccttttcaaatgtgtttttttgaacgaaaagtggtttttttttttgactcagtATTATTCAAATTAGTACTGTTATATGCAGATTTATAAAGTTGAGTTGATTTCTGCCAGGATTGTAGTTTCCTGATGAGATTCTGCTAACCTGGCAGCACAGTCCCCTTGTTGCTAGTATTGAAGCAACAGTAGATACTAAAAGAAAGAATAGTTTCTTTCCCATCTGCCTCACAGAGTCTGACTGAACTGTGAGGGAACCAGACTAAAAATCAAGACCTTGTGCTTCAGTGAAGTCTAAGTAATGGGGTAGTGAGTGTATATTTAAATGTGGCTGCTTAACTTAGCTAGAATCTTTCTGGGAGGGCCAGTTAACTTTATCTCTACCCAGTATGTGGAGGTTGTATtggtctcaagagaaaaaaactgggaaaaaatggAATTTGTAAGCCAAATCTTTTATATTTAATGGAAGGTTATTTCAAAGTACTTACTCTACTTATGCCATGTTGCAATTTGTAGAATATGCCACTAATGCATTGCCATTAGCAAAATAAGATAAGCCCTGAAGATATACCATGAAGATAAATCATAAATGCTAGTTAGTACTTTGGActctaagaaaacattttcaggccgggcgcggtggctcaagcctgtaatcccagcactttgggaggccgaggcgggtggatcacgaggtcaggagatcgagactatcctggctaacatggtgaaaccccgtctctactaaaaaaatacaaaaaactagccgggcgtggtggcgggcgcctgtagtctcagctacttgggaggctgaggtgggagaatggcgtgaacccgggaggcggagcttgcagtgagccgagatcacgccactgcactccagcctgggagacacagcgagactccgtctcaaaaaaaataaataaataaaaaaaaaaaaaaaagaaaacattttcaaatgtaaCACAATATAAATTGTTTTTGGTTGGCTTACAGATTCTGTAGTTACTCTAAGCCTTATTTCACTATATGCTGAGAATCTTTTGGTGATTAAGAATTTATAAATCAAAGAATCATGCCTTAACTGACTATGTCAGCAGAAGTCTGAGTCAGGAACAGattctaataattattttaaatgtaattgaaaTGGCTAAAATTCCAAGATATAACACATACCTATAAATGCCACCTTTTATAATTCTTGAGCTTTATATATCATTATgaaaagatttaaataatttcACGTTTTCTTATACTTCCATAGAGGGTATATgtgctaagttttaaaaaacagtattatTTCTTGAATGCCTAGAGAATGTTGGAATTGGAAGATACAGTAAAGCTAGTTtagttctacttttttttttcttctgtttttgtttttcagaaggaAAAGCCAGCTCAGTATAGTTAAGTAATTTCGCTAAAACTACATAGTGAGTGGTAGAGCAGTGATTCTTCATTAGCTTTACACATTTTGTAAAAAAAGACTTCTTCCTAACAAAGGAACTTAGAGAAGTCAGTTATATATCATGGATAATTAAGTCAGGGAGATTCATTTGCAGGGAGTAAATTGTGCCATAGCTCTAGAATTCCCTTTTGTGAGCTATTTCTCTGTCTTGGGATGTGTGGGGTAGCAGATGGTAGACTTTTCTAGAGTCATGACAGACCTTTTAGGTAGAAGGTGAGGGAACAAAGAGACAGGTTACTGTATACCCTTTGACATGGTTCTTCCTTAAAAAATCTGCTGTATTTTAGGGAAGTTAATGAAATTGTCCTTCAAACTTCAGGCTTAGAGTAGTAGAGCAAGTGGACAGGAAGTGGAGGGTGGGCAAGGGATTGGCATGGACTCTTTTCCAAGTTCCTTCCTGTGCCTTGGACCAGCACTGCCTTtggaaatataatgcaagccagccaggcacggtggctcatgcctgtaattccagcactttgggaggctgaggtgggtggatcacctgaagttaggagttcaagaccagcctggccaacatggtgaaaccccatctctactaaaaatacaaaaaatttgccagatgtggtgtcatgtgcttgtaatcccagctgctcaagagggtgaggcaggagagtcgcttgaacctgggaggcggaggttgcagtgagccgagattgtgccacagcactccagcctgggcgacagagactccatctcaaaaaaaaaaaaaagcaagccacagatgtgagccatattgtaatttgaaattttctagtagacacatttaagaaaaaaaggaaacaggtaaacttaattttaatattatctgCTACCAATGCAATATAACCAAAATagtatcatttcaacatgtagtcaatattaaaaatatatacatacatataaattctttgaaattcaCTGTGTTTTTACATTTCATCTCAATTTGGAATAGCAACATTTCAAGTTCTCACTGTCCACAGTTTTAGggtagctagtggctaccatattgaacaGTATAGCCTTAGACTTTCAGCTGCCAGGACTTAGGACTGACTTTGTAATTAAATAGCCAGTCCCCATCCAGATATCCCCAGATATACCTTATcctgaagaaatttttttaaaaatgcaaatactaCTAAAAAGGGCTATTAGCAGTTCTCAGCAAACACCATATTGCTTTGATTCAAAGACATAGTCTCTATGACTCTCTCATTTAGAAATTTCTGGGATTGGAATTTCGTATGGGATTTGTATGTATTATGTAGTAGTGTTTTTTACCCCTTAAAAGCTATTATCAGATTGGTGATTTGTCTCAGTGATGACATTGTAGAATGCTGCATTTTTGTCACCTATTAAAATAATTCTGTGATTTGTTAA encodes:
- the LOC105480182 gene encoding golgin subfamily A member 4 isoform X5, whose protein sequence is MFKKLKQKISEEQQQLQQALAPGQASSNSSTPTRTRSRTSSFTEQLDEGTPNRENASTHASKSPDSVNGSEPSIPQSGDTQSFAQKLQLRVPSVESLFRSPIKESLFRSSSKESLVRTSSRESLNRLDLDSSTANFDPPSDMDSEAEDLVGNSDSLNKEQLIQRLRRMERSLSSYRGKYSELVTAYQMLQREKKKLQGILSQSQDKSLRRIAELREELQMDQQAKKHLQEEFDASLEEKDQYISVLQTQVSLLKQRLRNGPMNVDVLKPLPQLEPQAEFLTKEENPESDVEPVVEDGTSAKTLETLQQRVKRQENLLKRCKETIQSHKEQCTLLTSEKEALQEQLDERLQELEKIKDLHMAEKTKLITQLRDAKNLIEQLEQDKGMVIAETKRQMHETLEMKEEEIAQLRSRIKQMTTQGEELREQKEKSERAAFEELEKALSTAQKTEEARRKLKAEMDEQIKTIEKTSEEERISLQKELSRVKQEVVDVMKKSSEEQIAKLQKLHEKELARKEQELTKKLQTREREFQEQMKVALEKSQSEYLKISQEKEQQESLALEELELQKKAILTESENKLRDLQQEAETYRTRILELESSLEKSLQENKNQSKDLAVHLEAEKNKHNKEITVMVEKHKTELESLKHQQDALWTEKLQVLKQQYQTEMEKLRERCEQEKETLLKDKEILFQAHIEEMNEKTLEKLDVKQTELESLSSELSEVLKARHKLEEELSVLKDQTDKMKQELEAKMDKQKNHHQQQVDSIIKEHEVSIQRTEKALKDQINQLELLLKEKDKHLKEHQTHVENLEADIKRSEGELQQASTKLDVFQSYQSATHEQTKAYEEQLAQLQQKLLDLETERILLTKQVAEVETQKKDVCTELDAHKIQVQDLMQQLEKQNSEMEQKVKSLTQVYESKLEDSNREQKQTKQILVEKENTILQMREGQKKEIEILTQKLSAKEDSIHILNEEYETKFKNQEKKMEKIKQKAKEMQETLKKKLLDQEAKLKKELENTVLELSQKEKQFNAKMLEMAQANSAGISDAVSRLETNQKEQIESLMEVHQRELNDVISIWEKKLNQQAEELQEIHEIQLQEKEQEVAELKQKILLFGCEKEEMNKEITWLKEEGVKQDTTLNELQEQLKQKSAHVNSLAQDETKLKADLEKLEVDLNNSLKENTFLQEQLVELKMLAEEDKRKVSELTSKLKTTDEEFQSLKSSHESSNKSLEDKSLEFKKLSEELAIQLDICCKKTEALLEAKTNELINISSSKTNAILSRISHCQHHTTKVKEALLIKTCTVSELEAQLRQLTEEQNALNTSFQQATHQLEEKENQIKSMKADIESLVTEKEALQKEGGNQQQAASEKESCITQLKKELSENINAVTLMKEELKEKKIEISSLSKQLTDLNVQLQNSISLSEKEAAISSLRKQYDEEKHELLDQVQDLSLKVDTLSKEKISALEQVDHWSNKFSEWKKKAQSRFTQHQNTIKDLQIQLELKSKEAHEKDEKINLLKEDLDQQNKRFDCLRGEMEDKKSKMEKKECNLETELKTQTARIMELEDHITQKTIEIESLNEVLKNYNQQKDIEHKELVQKLQHFQELGEEKDNKVKEAEEKILTLENQVYSMKAELETKKKELEHVNLSVKSKEEELKALEDRLESESAAKLAELKKKAEQKIAAIKKQLLSQMEEKEEQYKKGTESHLSELNTKLQEREREVHILEEKLKSVESSQSETLIVPRSAKNVAACTEQEAADSQGCMQKTHEEKISVLQRNLTEKEKLLPRVGQEKEETISSHSEMQCKYQELLIKLEHAEAKQHEDQVMIGHLQEELEEKNKKYSLIVSQHVEEEGKNNIQAKQNLENVFDDVQKILQEKELTCQILEQKIKELDSCLVRQKEVHRVEMEALTSKYEKLQALQQMDGKNKPTEFLEENTDEKSKSHLVQPKLLSNMEAQHNDLEFKLAGAEREKQKLGKEIVRLQKDLRMLRKEHQQELEILKKEYEQEREEKIKQEQEDLELKHNSTLKQLMREFNTQLAQKEQELEMTIKETINKAQEVEAELLESHQEETNQLLKKIAEKDDDLKRTAKRYEEILDAREEEMTTKVMDLQTQLEELQKKYQQKLEQEENPGNDNVTITELQTQLAQKTTLISDSKLKEQEFREQIHNLEDRLKKYEKNVYATTVGTPYKGGNLYHTDVSLFGEPTEFEYLRKVLFEYMMGRETKTMAKVITTVLKFPDDQTQKILEREDARLMSWLRSSS